TTGTTGTTTAATCATACCTCCCTAATCACTATCCTTCATATAATAAACGCTTGTTTTTTTTCCGATTATATTTTATAAGAAGTTAAGTCTTTAGAATATTTTCATTTGTTTCTAATAGAAAAATATTCATATGAAGTTTATAAATTTGATCAACTTTCTACTTAATTAGTTGAAAGAGGAAAATAATGGAGTACAGAACTAACTTTTTGTTTTGCTTAACTATCATACCTTTGTGGAGAGAAGGGCTTATCAAAAAAAGGCATCAATTGAGCTCTTGGTATCATTTCCTTTCTTAGAATACGAACTTCTTCCTCCTCTATCATCTGTCCCAGATTAAATTGTGTTTGTTACACATAAGAAATAATTCTGGTTTATATAATAAAGAGTGTGAATGTCAACTTATTACTTTTTAAAGAAATTCATACCTTTTGCACCTTCTCTACTGTTTTCTTCTGTTGCTCTATGAAGTAAAACTTGGTTGCCACCTGTGTTTCTTTTGTTAGAGTAGTATTCTATAACAGTATTCAAGGTTTTCATTTTCTTGTAAGTGAAATTAGAGCAATGATAAGgggattttcttttaaaaaaaacaattaaTACTAACAGATCATGTTTAGGACGACTTGAGTAATCACTAAGTACAATATATTAGGTCTTTAACTACATCGGAAAAGTTACGTTGAGACTTGAGACTATTAGAAAGTGTTAATTTTGATCAAAGGTCATGACTTTTTTAATCTAAGGCAACGCGTTTCGGGGATGACTTAAACAGGCGTAATCTTTTTCGTATAAGGCAATGTTTCATGAGGTAAAGGATACATTACACTTTTGAAGTGCGGCATTTGTTAACTTAAAAGGCCACACTTTTCAGGTATGGTTCCTAAAGCAACTAACAAGGGAATCCCAGCCGCTACCTTTCGGGTGCCATAAGATAAACCTCACTTCTATGCAATAACACGCAAATCACATAGAAGAATAAATTATACTAGACAAGCTTCGTGCGACGGGCTCGACTGAGGAGGTATGCAAGTGGGTTTCGAACTCCCTATTCAATTTGGGAAGCCCCTGCTCCACCAACTCGGCCACCCCGAGGATAAATAGTGACCTTTGTTACTATAGTAGGCCTAATGTTTCGAAATTCTTGCTAGTGTGAAACTAGCCATTTTTAGTGACATGAATAAACTGCTTCAGTTAATTACTTACCGAGTAATTGAACAAAGCACGTCTCCTTGCTCTTTGTTGAGTATGAAGTTTGATCTCCACTGGTCTGGTATTATCCTTTGCTAATGGCTTTTGTTGAACCTATACGTAATTAagttgaatttaattaatagctCTTTCattttgtgcttgattttgaatgaAACTTAATTCATCTGACTCAATATTTTACCTTGTTTTTGTCAACCGATCGTTCTTTTGGCTCATCTCTCAACTGTAAGGCCATTTTAAAGTTAAGTATATGTTGCAGCATGTTAGAAGGAGACATAACATTATACAAATATTTCTCGTCATAGAAAATAATGTCAAGATTTATCAAAACATTACCTTTTTATAAAAGTTCAATTAAATAAGAAATGATTCCTATGTCTTTTCTATAACTGTCTACAGTAAATGTACGGGTTGATAATGTGAAAAAAAAAGTGAGTAGCTTATTACAGCTAAAGATGcagtaataatataaaaattctttACCACTGGTGGTACATAAATATTGCATCTACGATTAATTCATACCCCTTTCAATTTCATTCAATTATCATTTAAGAAGTATCATAAGAAATAGATTTTTTTTCCTGGTCAGATCGATATATAAAGTtaatgaaattttaatttttaaaattttttatattaaaaatagatTTATCTTAATCAATACAGAATCTTTTTTTAGTCTTTCTGGGATGGGATCTTATATTAGGGAGTCTGAGCAGTATTACTTTTCAATCCAATTTACACTGCCTTTCTATTGGGACTGGTTTTTGTTTGGACACTTATTC
This region of Nicotiana tomentosiformis chromosome 4, ASM39032v3, whole genome shotgun sequence genomic DNA includes:
- the LOC104097218 gene encoding microtubule-destabilizing protein 60, with product MESPNTKSTQKLVKNSSQSAIQSPGRSMRCSSPQLQLMKNSNVLRDEPKERSVDKNKVQQKPLAKDNTRPVEIKLHTQQRARRRALFNYSVATKFYFIEQQKKTVEKVQKMIEEEEVRILRKEMIPRAQLMPFFDKPFSPQRSTRPLTIPREPSFMLNGNCSSCMNFPIFSTMKQVK